The DNA sequence GATTTCTATGAAGGAATCCTGGGTTTCAAAGTTCGAGAGAGATTCGGGGTCGAGGCTGGGACGGGCTCGGCTCAGTTGAAAGAGGTTGCCAATCTCACCCTCGAAGAGGGTGCAGTGATAGAACTGTTTTCAATCGACGCCGGCGTTCCACCTGATCCCGAATACAATGCCCCACCATTCGAAGCGGGCTTTCGATTGATGGCGGTCGAAGTGGAGGACATGGATCAGGCTGTGGAATATCTTACCAGCAAGGGAATAGAAGTCCATAGAGCACACAAGGCTAATCCAGCCAGGTGGATCAAAGACCCGGACGGCAATATGGTCATCTTATTTCCCTCGATCGTGTACGAGAATTACAGGAACGCAGACAAACAGCATTAGAGCGCGATCCGGAGCGGTGCGAGTGAGATGGTGCTGCATCCCATCGAGCTGGGATACGGAACCCCTCGGTCGCAGCGGGGCCGCCCTGTGATGGCCGGGGAGGAGTCGGCGGAGCGGACGCTGCGGACGGCGGCGCGGCTGTGCGAGAAGTACGGGACGCGCGTGGTGACCAGGGAGGGTGTTGGCGTTATCGAATTGGGCGCGTCGTCGTAGGCGGGGCCGGGAAGCGCCCCTGGTCGGCCGGGTTGACTAACGCTCCCTGGTCGCTACTTGAAGCGTTAGGTGATCGCGCACGGGGCAGTGACGTAGCGGTGACGTCCGAAGCTATTGACAGGTTTCCGCCCGCGTGCGAAAGTTCAGCGCTCCGGGTTGGATAGA is a window from the Spirochaetaceae bacterium genome containing:
- a CDS encoding VOC family protein, yielding MFKKLDHIGVVTTDMERFIDFYEGILGFKVRERFGVEAGTGSAQLKEVANLTLEEGAVIELFSIDAGVPPDPEYNAPPFEAGFRLMAVEVEDMDQAVEYLTSKGIEVHRAHKANPARWIKDPDGNMVILFPSIVYENYRNADKQH